From the genome of Methanobacterium sp., one region includes:
- a CDS encoding ferredoxin family protein yields MPKIEIDPKLCSKCGTCVTNCPVGIFQQADDDSVPLVVDTDKCILCGMCVDNCPKDAVKHENF; encoded by the coding sequence ATGCCTAAAATCGAAATCGATCCAAAATTGTGCAGCAAGTGCGGTACCTGTGTAACCAACTGCCCGGTGGGTATCTTCCAGCAGGCGGATGATGATTCAGTACCCCTGGTGGTGGATACTGATAAATGTATACTCTGCGGCATGTGTGTGGATAACTGTCCCAAGGATGCAGTGAAGCACGAGAATTTTTAG
- a CDS encoding PAS domain S-box protein, protein MNKKPLISFKNAVFLSVIIVISFVVISLLLQDEPTLRMIFGDLASPIIGLLVSITLFYASYCSQKEGRHVQIAWMLMAVAVLCYALGDITWGVLELGYNHNPFPSVADIFYLLFYPLFALGIFFLPRDNFSHLEELKIILEMGIVILTVGLIFWIFLIEPNLSNPEGFLGSLIAITYIIGDFVLFFALIRLIYGRFKEEYYDPLILLGLGVICQIVSDCIYSYQTLQGTYISGGLLDTGWILGLLLVGLAAILQASDKKYNLYKYIEYLPYATRSSLDSYLPLIWAMIAFILLVWANKIQSQPNIGLMELVVGTIILMVLLRQLLTEKSLFLSEKSYRELVDNSMVGIYKTNLAGDILFANQSATKILKFESVEDLKANKITDLYKNPEKRQEFIGKLKTDGKLDQYELEMVSHIGNTINMLISANLTDKIISGMLMDITQRKYAEKALQDNEEKYRTLFESNPNYTILVDLNGVILDVNSAAAEFTGVSPGKLIGRNFSELGIFPSEDSTFQREKFSHALKGETVKPFQYKLINRKDEYSWVESQLVPIKKDGEINSVLVIATDTTERKNAIDNLKSSINEKKILIKEIHHRVKNNMQIISSLLSLQSQHLKDDEEVALDVLKESQNRVKSMAMIHEKLYQSKDFTHIKFEEYVQRLVSDLFYSYSTIQNVNFKVEVDDVDLNMETAVPCGLIISELFSNSLKYAFPHGREGEVYVSIKKDHGEYRMVISDNGIGIPMDFDFKHPVSLGLQLVNSLTEQLDGEIKLDRSHGTKFIITFKELSYKKRI, encoded by the coding sequence ATGAATAAAAAACCATTGATATCCTTTAAAAATGCAGTTTTTTTATCAGTTATTATCGTAATTAGTTTTGTAGTTATTTCACTGCTCCTGCAGGACGAACCAACTCTCAGAATGATTTTCGGTGATCTGGCAAGCCCCATAATTGGATTACTGGTGAGTATTACTTTGTTCTATGCATCCTATTGCTCCCAAAAAGAGGGCCGGCATGTGCAAATTGCCTGGATGCTCATGGCAGTTGCAGTTTTATGCTATGCTCTGGGAGATATAACCTGGGGCGTTTTAGAGTTGGGGTATAATCATAATCCATTCCCATCGGTAGCCGATATTTTTTACCTGTTATTTTATCCTCTTTTTGCCCTGGGTATCTTTTTCCTGCCTAGAGATAACTTCAGCCACTTGGAAGAACTTAAAATCATTCTGGAAATGGGAATCGTGATATTGACAGTGGGCCTTATTTTCTGGATTTTCTTAATAGAACCTAATCTTTCCAATCCAGAAGGGTTTTTAGGTAGTTTAATAGCCATAACCTATATTATTGGTGATTTTGTCCTGTTTTTCGCCCTTATAAGACTCATATATGGTCGGTTTAAAGAAGAATACTACGATCCACTGATACTTCTTGGTTTGGGAGTGATCTGTCAAATTGTAAGTGATTGTATTTACTCCTACCAGACATTACAGGGAACCTACATTTCAGGGGGTTTACTGGACACCGGATGGATCCTGGGTTTGTTATTGGTGGGTTTAGCAGCCATTTTACAGGCCAGTGATAAAAAATATAACCTTTATAAATATATTGAATATTTACCCTACGCCACCAGATCAAGCCTCGATTCTTATTTACCCCTTATATGGGCCATGATTGCATTCATATTACTCGTATGGGCCAATAAAATCCAATCTCAACCAAATATAGGGTTAATGGAATTAGTGGTGGGAACAATCATTTTGATGGTGCTCCTTCGCCAGTTACTTACTGAAAAATCGTTATTTTTAAGTGAAAAAAGTTACAGGGAACTGGTGGATAATTCCATGGTTGGTATATATAAAACCAATCTAGCCGGGGATATACTTTTTGCCAATCAATCTGCAACTAAAATTTTGAAATTCGAAAGTGTGGAGGATCTCAAGGCAAACAAAATCACGGATTTATATAAAAATCCTGAAAAAAGGCAGGAATTCATTGGCAAACTTAAAACTGATGGTAAATTAGACCAATATGAATTAGAAATGGTTTCCCATATTGGTAACACAATTAACATGTTAATAAGTGCTAATCTAACAGATAAGATCATATCTGGTATGTTAATGGATATCACCCAGCGTAAATATGCGGAAAAAGCACTGCAGGATAATGAAGAGAAATACCGCACTCTTTTTGAATCCAATCCAAACTACACCATACTTGTGGATTTAAATGGTGTTATTCTGGATGTTAACAGTGCTGCCGCCGAATTTACCGGCGTATCCCCTGGAAAATTAATTGGTCGAAACTTCTCTGAACTGGGAATATTCCCCTCAGAAGACAGCACCTTTCAGCGGGAAAAATTTTCACATGCTTTAAAGGGAGAGACTGTGAAACCATTCCAGTACAAATTGATTAACAGAAAGGATGAGTACAGCTGGGTTGAATCACAATTAGTCCCCATAAAAAAAGATGGTGAAATTAATTCTGTCCTGGTGATTGCCACCGATACAACTGAAAGGAAGAACGCCATTGATAACTTAAAATCATCAATAAATGAGAAGAAGATCCTGATTAAGGAGATACACCACCGGGTGAAAAATAACATGCAGATCATATCCAGTTTACTCAGTCTACAAAGCCAGCATTTGAAAGATGATGAAGAAGTTGCTCTAGATGTTTTAAAGGAGAGTCAGAACCGGGTTAAGTCCATGGCCATGATCCATGAAAAACTATACCAATCCAAGGACTTCACCCATATTAAATTCGAAGAGTACGTCCAGAGACTTGTTTCCGATTTATTCTACTCATACAGCACCATACAGAATGTTAACTTTAAGGTAGAGGTGGATGATGTTGACCTGAATATGGAGACTGCGGTTCCCTGTGGGCTGATAATAAGTGAACTGTTTTCCAACAGCCTAAAATACGCATTCCCCCATGGTAGGGAAGGAGAAGTGTATGTATCCATTAAAAAAGACCATGGAGAATATAGGATGGTAATAAGTGATAATGGAATTGGTATTCCCATGGATTTCGATTTCAAACACCCAGTATCACTTGGCCTGCAACTGGTAAATAGTTTAACAGAACAACTGGATGGTGAGATCAAGCTCGATAGAAGCCATGGAACTAAATTTATAATCACATTTAAAGAATTATCCTATAAAAAAAGGATCTAA
- a CDS encoding alpha/beta hydrolase, giving the protein MKAQASTYVLVHGGNMSTETWNKLAKSNIHTPDGKMGGRIWDPIIPSLQTYNNQVFAPTLKDEHQSNLTEHIEEISTIITGNHLENVVLVGHSYGGMVITGVATMMPDKISSLVYVDAALPDPGQSLFDLIALGGRDPLSFAGLEPAPPYVEKLEFNPQVLNRLPKIYILCTESEFVTVTHVAREKIASHPQEWTYLELPTSHVPMASMPEQISQLILENTANR; this is encoded by the coding sequence ATGAAGGCTCAAGCAAGTACCTATGTACTGGTCCATGGAGGTAACATGTCCACTGAAACATGGAACAAACTTGCTAAAAGCAATATTCATACTCCTGACGGCAAGATGGGCGGTCGGATATGGGATCCCATTATCCCCTCCCTCCAGACATATAACAATCAGGTTTTTGCACCCACACTAAAGGATGAACACCAGAGCAATCTAACTGAGCATATTGAAGAGATTTCAACCATTATAACTGGAAATCATCTGGAGAATGTGGTACTGGTGGGGCACAGTTACGGGGGGATGGTTATCACTGGTGTTGCCACCATGATGCCGGATAAGATCAGCAGTCTGGTCTACGTTGATGCTGCATTACCTGATCCGGGACAATCACTCTTTGATCTGATTGCTCTTGGTGGTCGTGACCCCCTGTCCTTTGCTGGGCTGGAGCCAGCACCTCCCTATGTGGAAAAACTGGAATTCAACCCACAGGTACTAAACCGCTTACCTAAAATTTATATTCTCTGCACAGAAAGCGAGTTTGTAACTGTAACCCATGTAGCCCGGGAAAAAATTGCATCCCACCCCCAGGAATGGACTTATCTGGAGTTACCCACATCCCACGTACCCATGGCTTCCATGCCAGAACAAATTTCCCAGTTAATCCTGGAAAACACGGCAAATAGGTGA
- a CDS encoding acetate--CoA ligase family protein yields the protein MLDMFNAKSVAVIGASETKGKIGYDLMISLLNYYKGKIIPINPKGGEVLGIPAYKSIKEHGPVDLAVIVIPSHLIPSTVEECGETGIKNIVVISAGFKEVDTEGAMLENQLVEICKEYQIKLVGPNCLGIMDTYNDMNASFSSDIAHIGKISFMTQSGAIMAAILDYADKKNIGFSRIVSLGNKAVINENDCMKDFMDDENTEVITAYLEGIVDGPGFIEACRAASRKKPVLVIKSGTTSKGSEAVSSHTGTIAGSDSAYEAAFSQCGIIRVNSLDEMMDYSSALALSPLPKGNKIAIITNAGGPAIMTTDAAIKAGLELAELTTETKEKLNDGLPATASVKNPVDVLGDASPERYAFTLDTVLADPNVDGVIYLVTPQSVTDPEGIAQVAIEHTSKTEKPILCSFFGGTRFEGAEKLLAAKQVPNYLYPKRAVKSMKTLYDYTIIREQEYPKSPEFDVDKNLVKNIIEDAREKGKHTLGLESLDILKAYGIPTVGTAITKTSEETVKAAEEIGYPLVMKIVSPQISHKSDVGGIKLNLKNAQEVKATYCDMMENIPLKEPEADLEGVQLQKMLSGGTEVIIGMVQDPTFGSMLMFGLGGIYVEVLEDVKFAIAPVNEAEAKDMIKNIKTHELLEGARGANARDVESIADIILRISQLVTDFPEINEFEINPLMVFDEGEGALAVDMRLMLKEGESNDLLQSSPHSTRLKSTP from the coding sequence ATGCTTGATATGTTTAATGCTAAATCAGTTGCAGTAATAGGTGCATCAGAAACTAAGGGTAAAATTGGTTATGACTTAATGATATCTCTTTTAAATTATTATAAAGGAAAAATTATCCCAATTAATCCTAAAGGCGGCGAAGTACTCGGAATTCCCGCTTACAAATCCATTAAAGAACACGGTCCAGTGGACCTGGCAGTAATTGTCATACCCTCCCACCTGATACCCTCAACAGTTGAAGAATGTGGAGAAACTGGAATAAAGAACATCGTTGTGATTTCAGCAGGATTTAAAGAGGTTGACACAGAAGGAGCCATGCTGGAAAACCAGCTGGTGGAAATATGCAAGGAATACCAGATTAAACTGGTGGGACCCAACTGTCTGGGCATAATGGACACATACAATGACATGAACGCGTCATTCTCATCAGACATCGCCCATATAGGTAAAATATCCTTCATGACCCAGTCCGGAGCTATCATGGCTGCTATCCTGGATTATGCTGATAAAAAGAATATAGGATTTTCCAGGATCGTTAGCCTGGGAAACAAGGCAGTGATCAATGAAAATGATTGTATGAAGGATTTCATGGATGATGAGAACACCGAAGTGATAACCGCCTACCTGGAAGGTATTGTTGATGGTCCCGGTTTCATAGAGGCCTGCAGAGCTGCCTCCCGAAAAAAACCAGTTCTGGTTATTAAATCTGGAACAACTTCCAAGGGATCAGAAGCAGTTTCCTCCCACACCGGTACCATTGCCGGATCTGACTCGGCCTATGAAGCAGCCTTCTCCCAGTGCGGGATCATACGGGTGAATTCCCTGGATGAAATGATGGACTACAGCAGTGCCCTGGCACTATCCCCCCTCCCTAAAGGGAACAAAATAGCCATAATCACCAATGCCGGTGGTCCGGCTATTATGACCACTGACGCTGCAATAAAGGCCGGACTTGAACTAGCTGAACTCACCACGGAAACTAAAGAAAAATTGAATGACGGACTACCCGCCACTGCCAGTGTTAAAAATCCTGTGGATGTGCTGGGTGATGCCAGCCCAGAAAGATACGCCTTCACCCTGGACACTGTCCTGGCAGATCCCAATGTGGATGGGGTGATCTACCTGGTAACACCCCAATCAGTCACTGACCCTGAGGGAATTGCCCAGGTTGCCATTGAACACACGAGTAAAACTGAAAAACCTATTTTATGCAGTTTCTTTGGAGGGACACGTTTTGAAGGGGCTGAAAAACTCCTGGCAGCTAAACAGGTACCCAACTACTTGTATCCCAAAAGGGCGGTTAAGAGTATGAAAACCCTTTATGATTACACCATCATCCGGGAACAGGAATATCCTAAATCTCCGGAATTTGATGTGGATAAAAATCTGGTGAAAAACATTATTGAAGATGCAAGGGAAAAAGGCAAGCACACCCTGGGTCTGGAGTCACTGGATATCTTAAAAGCATATGGGATACCCACAGTGGGGACTGCCATCACCAAAACATCTGAAGAGACAGTTAAAGCTGCTGAAGAAATAGGATATCCCCTGGTTATGAAGATAGTCTCCCCACAGATTTCACACAAATCAGATGTGGGTGGGATTAAACTTAACCTGAAGAATGCCCAGGAAGTTAAAGCCACATACTGTGACATGATGGAAAACATACCCCTGAAAGAGCCAGAAGCAGATCTGGAGGGGGTTCAGTTACAGAAGATGTTATCCGGTGGTACTGAAGTGATCATTGGTATGGTGCAGGACCCCACCTTTGGTTCCATGCTCATGTTTGGGCTGGGTGGTATATACGTGGAAGTCCTGGAAGATGTTAAATTTGCCATCGCCCCTGTAAATGAAGCAGAAGCAAAGGATATGATAAAGAATATCAAAACTCATGAACTCCTGGAAGGGGCTCGAGGAGCAAATGCCAGGGATGTTGAATCCATAGCAGATATAATCCTGAGAATCTCACAACTGGTAACTGACTTCCCAGAGATCAACGAGTTTGAAATCAACCCATTAATGGTATTTGATGAAGGAGAAGGGGCATTGGCAGTTGATATGAGATTGATGTTGAAAGAAGGAGAATCCAACGACCTGTTACAGAGCTCCCCCCATTCAACAAGGCTGAAATCAACCCCCTAA